Proteins encoded together in one Amblyomma americanum isolate KBUSLIRL-KWMA chromosome 1, ASM5285725v1, whole genome shotgun sequence window:
- the LOC144115273 gene encoding uncharacterized protein LOC144115273 isoform X3 yields the protein MLCPLLLLVAGAVAASGWPIDRAARNADDRDLLAMRYLSGGGGSRPTWPNKRALSLFAHWRPQYTPGGDEPELPSDISGRPHGLPLRWG from the coding sequence ATGCTGTGTCCCCTGCTGCTTCTGGTGGCGGGCGCCGTGGCTGCGTCCGGTTGGCCCATCGACCGTGCGGCCCGGAACGCCGACGACCGGGACCTGCTGGCCATGCGCTACCTGTCCGGCGGGGGCGGCAGCCGGCCGACGTGGCCCAACAAGCGGGCGCTCAGCCTCTTCGCCCACTGGCGGCCCCAGTACACCCCCGGAGGCGACGAGCCCGAGCTGCCCAGCGACATCTCCGGAAGGCCGCACGGACTCCCGCTGCGCTGGGGCTAG
- the LOC144115273 gene encoding uncharacterized protein LOC144115273 isoform X1 — protein MHRGTSSWLATGRAQDGSARFAGGSAGGAARGVPGLQRALGAGGPASEPQARAGLLLRAVRQPGAARGRRQARLQPAARPAAALGLTGRDAGPLPLRVTLLFLLFLLIFLLACSTTPMPSRPP, from the coding sequence GCCGCGCACAGGATGGGTCCGCTCGCTTTGCTGGTGGCTCTGCTGGTGGTGCAGCTCGCGGTGTCCCCGGTCTCCAGCGGGCTCTGGGAGCTGGCGGACCGGCCTCCGAGCCCCAAGCGCGCGCTGGGCTTCTTCTTCGCGCAGTCCGTCAACCAGGAGCCGCCCGAGGGCGCCGCCAGGCTCGTCTCCAGCCGGCCGCGCGCCCGGCCGCTGCGCTGGGGCTGACTGGACGCGACGCCGGCCCGCTGCCCCTCAGGGTCACCcttctcttcctcctcttcctaCTCATCTTCCTGCTCGCTTGCTCCACGACACCGATGCCCTCGCGGCCGCCCTGA